One genomic region from Quercus robur chromosome 4, dhQueRobu3.1, whole genome shotgun sequence encodes:
- the LOC126720830 gene encoding probable glutathione S-transferase parC, whose amino-acid sequence MAHEVVLLDFWPSMFGMRVRVALAEKGIKYEYKEEDLRNKSPLLLKMNPIHKKIPVLIHNGKPVCESLFIVQYIDEVWKDKNPFLPSDPYHKARSRFWADFIEQKVYDTARKIWATKGEEQEVAKKEFIETFKILEGELGEKPFFGGETFGFVDIALITFYSWFYTYETFGNFSIEAECPKIIAWAKRCMQKESVANSLPDQKKIYEFTVWMKKYFGMD is encoded by the exons ATGGCGCACGAGGTAGTTCTACTGGATTTCTGGCCAAGCATGTTTGGAATGAGGGTGAGGGTTGCGCTGGCTGAGAAGGGTATCAAGTATGAGTACAAGGAGGAGGACTTGAGGAACAAGAGCCCTCTGCTTCTGAAGATGAACCCCATTCACAAGAAGATCCCAGTTCTCATCCACAATGGCAAACCAGTATGTGAGTCTCTGTTCATCGTTCAGTACATTGACGAGGTGTGGAAAGACAAGAATCCATTTTTGCCCTCTGATCCTTACCACAAAGCTCGTTCCAGATTCTGGGCTGATTTTATTGAGCAGAAG GTGTATGACACTGCAAGGAAGATATGGGCCACCAAAGGAGAGGAGCAAGAGGTAGCGAAGAAGGAATTCATTGAAACTTTCAAGATATTAGAGGGAGAGCTTGGTGAAAAGCCTTTCTTTGGGGGTGAAACATTTGGCTTTGTTGACATTGCTCTAATCACTTTCTACAGTTGGTTTTATACCTATGAGACCTTCGGCAATTTTAGCATAGAGGCTGAGTGCCCCAAGATTATTGCATGGGCTAAGAGGTGCATGCAGAAGGAGAGTGTTGCGAATTCTCTTCCTGACCAAAAGAAGATTTATGAGTTTACTGTTtggatgaaaaaatattttggcatGGACTAG
- the LOC126720836 gene encoding ubiquitin carboxyl-terminal hydrolase 25 — protein sequence MALQLQMNWQPSLLSQKRRTGPPLGLKNLGNSCYLNSVLQCLTYTPPLANFCLKLQHSSLCERGGECPFCILEKRIARSLSVDLALEAPLKLQTRLRIFAEHFKCGRQEDAHEFLRYVIDACHNTCLRLKKLQQQRRYNNGCKGGENVSNGSSNGCSNSSSGGSSVVKEIFGGALQSQVKCLSCGNESNKVDEIMDISLDVLLSNSLKDAFQKFFQSEVLDGNNKYKCDNCKKLVAARKQMSIRQAPNVLVIQLKRFESVFGGKIDKAIAFEEVLVLSSFMCKASQDPRPEYKLFGTIVHSGYSQESGHYYAYIKDAMGRWYCCNDSFVSVSTLQEVLSEKVYILFFSRTNQRPASASTALASNGIRSRDCNGSEAFKSPKAALPTKSVHPKASFDQSFQKDVSTIPKGVKVPSSPRMRFNLSNSNSKRPLANGNGKLDAHKILSMEANGDVKASNSIEKSEKNVANMNGFNKTKNVDVADSKNNKGFTLTVENGISQRGDINLVKPDVGEVNGTMSRVTVRGPDHHELGTCAVNGHAEISGSQRKSKDEGSCILLAQDSQFQEKFEELKEVLKKEAFSLEKEAFSVLRSCGWSDKVFSFMSSKKRLREEAGNGPSSTSEFKKLLIADARPTFTSQIPESLKEDLIEQLRSICEGKKAFSRTLIN from the exons CCTTACTTACACTCCTCCTCTCGCCAATTTCTGCCTCAAACTCCAACACTCCTCTCTCT GCGAGCGAGGCGGAGAGTGTCCGTTCTGCATACTGGAGAAACGGATAGCGCGGTCGTTGAGCGTGGATCTCGCGCTAGAGGCGCCTTTGAAGCTGCAGACTCGTTTGAGGATTTTCGCCGAGCACTTCAAGTGCGGGCGCCAGGAGGACGCGCACGAGTTCCTTCGTTACGTGATTGATGCTTGCCACAACACTTGCCTTCGGCTCAAGAAGTTGCAGCAGCAAAGGCGGTACAATAATGGCTGCAAGGGAGGTGAGAATGTTAGTAATGGTAGTAGTAATGGTTGTAGTAATAGCAGTAGTGGTGGTAGTTCGGTGGTGAAGGAGATTTTTGGAGGTGCGCTGCAGAGCCAGGTGAAGTGTCTTTCTTGTGGTAATGAGTCGAATAAGGTGGACGAGATAATGGATATTAGTCTTGATGTTTTGCTTAGTAATTCGCTTAAAGACGCTTTTCAAAAGTTCTTTCAGTCCGAAGTTTTGGATGGAAACAATAAGTACAAGTGTGATAA TTGTAAGAAATTGGTGGCGGCAAGGAAGCAAATGTCAATACGTCAAGCGCCCAATGTCCTTGTGATCCAGCTCAAG AGATTTGAGAGTGTATTCGGCGGGAAGATTGATAAGGCGATTGCATTTGAGGAAGTTTTGGTGCTTTCGAGTTTCATGTGTAAAGCAAGTCAG GATCCACGACCAGAATATAAGCTCTTTGGTACTATTGTGCATTCCGGCTACTCGCAAGAATCTGGACACTATTATGCATATATAAAG GATGCAATGGGTCGGTGGTACTGCTGCAATGATTCGTTTGTCTCAGTTTCAACGCTGCAGGAGGTCTTGTCGGAAAAGGTTtatattcttttcttctctcgTACAAATCAGAGGCCGGCATCTGCCAGCACTGCTCTTGCTTCAAATGGAATAAGGTCTCGTGATTGCAATGGCAGTGAGGCATTTAAAAGCCCAAAGGCTGCTCTCCCAACGAAATCAGTGCATCCAAAAGCATCTTTCGATCAATCTTTTCAGAAGGATGTCTCAACCATACCTAAAGGTGTTAAAGTACCTTCTAGCCCACGGATGAGATTTAACCTATCAAACTCTAATTCCAAAAGACCTCTTGCAAATGGTAATGGAAAACTTGATGCTCATAAGATTCTATCAATGGAAGCAAATGGGGATGTGAAAGCTTCAAATTCTATagagaaaagtgaaaaaaatgtgGCAAATATGAACGGTtttaacaaaaccaaaaatgTTGATGTTGCTGACAGTAAGAACAACAAAGGATTCACTTTAACCGTTGAAAATGGAATTAGTCAGAGGGGAGATATTAATTTAGTGAAACCAGATGTTGGTGAAGTTAATGGCACAATGAGCAGGGTGACAGTGAGAGGACCTGACCACCATGAATTGGGAACTTGTGCTGTCAATGGGCATGCTGAGATCTCAGGGTCTCAAAGAAAGTCAAAGGATGAGGGCTCTTGCATTTTGTTAGCACAGGATTCTCAATTCCAGGAAAAATTTGAAGAACTGAAAGAAGT TCTCAAGAAAGAAGCTTTTAGTCTCGAGAAAGAAGCTTTTTCAGTTTTGCGATCATGTGGTTGGTCAGATAAGGTTTTTAGTTTCATGAGTTCAAAGAAGAGGTTACGTGAAGAAGCTGGAAATGGTCCATCAAGTACTAGTGAATTCAA GAAGTTGTTAATTGCGGATGCCAGACCAACCTTTACTTCACAGATACCAGAGTCATTAAAAGAGGACTTAATTGAACAATTGAGATCAATTTGCGAAGGAAAAAAAGCATTTTCTCGGACCTTGATAAACTGA